Proteins found in one Microcella daejeonensis genomic segment:
- a CDS encoding response regulator transcription factor has translation METRVPATGSVRLAILDDHELLLDSLSTWISQNAPDFDLVLTAPTWFELVQSDQFPTDLVLLDFQLQEPVSIEARVRTCRAAGAKVIVLTSLDTEEARERALEAGAAAFLSKALPLADVMDAARQVMGMQASGEPVREWRPLPSGARRPPRPKLSVSEREALSLYVAGRSTAQVASEMHVQYETAKTYLRRVREKYAKTGRPASTKTDLIRRAAEDGYLQ, from the coding sequence ATGGAGACGAGGGTGCCCGCCACGGGATCGGTCAGGCTCGCCATCCTCGACGATCACGAGCTGCTGCTCGACAGCCTCAGCACCTGGATCTCGCAGAACGCGCCCGATTTCGACCTGGTGCTCACCGCGCCGACGTGGTTCGAGCTCGTTCAGAGCGACCAGTTCCCGACCGACCTCGTGCTGCTCGACTTCCAGCTGCAGGAGCCCGTGTCGATCGAGGCCCGCGTGCGCACCTGCCGCGCGGCGGGGGCGAAGGTCATCGTGCTGACGAGCCTCGACACCGAGGAGGCCCGCGAGCGCGCCCTCGAGGCGGGCGCTGCGGCCTTCCTCTCCAAGGCGCTGCCCCTTGCCGACGTCATGGACGCCGCGCGCCAGGTGATGGGCATGCAGGCGAGCGGCGAGCCCGTGCGCGAGTGGCGCCCGCTGCCGAGCGGCGCCCGCCGCCCGCCGCGCCCGAAGCTCTCGGTGAGCGAGCGCGAGGCGCTGAGCCTCTACGTCGCGGGCAGGTCGACGGCGCAGGTCGCGAGCGAGATGCACGTGCAGTACGAGACGGCGAAGACCTACCTGCGACGGGTGCGCGAGAAGTACGCGAAGACGGGGCGCCCCGCGAGCACGAAGACCGATCTGATCAGACGAGCAGCCGAGGACGGGTACCTGCAGTAA
- a CDS encoding thymidine kinase, which translates to MAKLYFRYGAMNSGKSTALLQAAYNYEERGQKVLLAKPLIDTKGEQLIVSRLGVTRAVDFTVGANDDVYAVFQREREAVIRADGADVACLLVDEAQFFSPQQIDDLLRIAIREGIPVLAYGIRTDFQTAAFPGSRRLLEIAHSLEELKTICRCGRKAVFNARTIDGKFVFDGDQVAIDGVDVTYEALCGLCYLDESGDSLASGWKAPVALGIEPMGPDADFA; encoded by the coding sequence ATGGCGAAACTGTACTTCCGCTACGGAGCGATGAACAGCGGCAAGAGCACCGCTCTGCTGCAGGCCGCGTACAACTACGAGGAGCGCGGGCAGAAGGTGCTGCTCGCGAAACCGCTCATCGACACCAAGGGCGAGCAGCTCATCGTCTCGCGCCTCGGCGTGACCCGCGCGGTCGACTTCACGGTCGGCGCGAACGACGACGTCTACGCGGTGTTCCAGCGCGAGCGCGAGGCCGTGATTCGGGCCGACGGCGCCGACGTCGCCTGCCTGCTCGTCGACGAGGCCCAGTTCTTCAGCCCTCAGCAGATCGACGATCTGCTGCGCATCGCCATCCGCGAGGGCATCCCGGTTCTCGCCTACGGCATCCGCACCGACTTCCAGACGGCCGCGTTCCCCGGCAGCCGCCGCCTGCTCGAGATCGCGCACTCGCTGGAGGAGCTCAAGACGATCTGCCGCTGCGGCCGCAAGGCCGTCTTCAACGCGCGCACCATCGACGGGAAGTTCGTCTTCGACGGCGATCAGGTCGCCATCGACGGCGTCGACGTCACCTACGAGGCGCTGTGCGGGCTCTGCTACCTCGACGAGTCGGGCGACTCGCTCGCCTCCGGCTGGAAGGCCCCGGTCGCCCTCGGCATCGAACCGATGGGCCCCGACGCCGACTTCGCCTGA
- a CDS encoding metallophosphoesterase: MSRAGIAVATGLGLVATASLYATLVEPRAYGVRRETVPVLSPGADPVRVLHISDLHLAPWQQHRIDWVRGLAALEPDLIVNTGDNMGHRDALPALAEAFAPFDGVPGVFVNGSNDYVEPQAKNPLLYLTGPSKGGSGERAIPLDVDAMERLFTERYGWHSLNNDVAQLTINGSIVEFMGTNDAHRGWDRLDALPGLMDALRELDEDDTDDPAVVIGVTHAPYRRVLDALTNQAADIIFAGHTHGGQVALPGFGAIVTNCDIPRRQARGLSLWQHAHHASYLNVSAGLGHSIYAPIRFACPPEAVLVTLVPDDIGYS, from the coding sequence ATGAGTAGAGCCGGCATCGCGGTCGCGACGGGCCTCGGGCTCGTCGCGACCGCGAGCCTCTACGCCACCCTCGTCGAGCCCCGCGCCTACGGGGTGCGGCGCGAGACGGTGCCGGTGCTCTCGCCGGGTGCCGACCCCGTCCGGGTGCTGCACATCAGCGACCTCCACCTGGCGCCCTGGCAGCAGCACCGCATCGACTGGGTGCGCGGTCTCGCCGCCCTCGAGCCCGACCTCATCGTCAACACCGGCGACAACATGGGCCATCGGGATGCCCTGCCCGCCCTCGCGGAGGCCTTCGCGCCCTTCGACGGCGTGCCGGGCGTATTCGTCAACGGGTCGAACGACTACGTCGAGCCGCAGGCCAAGAACCCCCTCCTCTACCTCACCGGACCCTCGAAGGGCGGTTCGGGCGAGCGCGCCATCCCTCTCGACGTCGACGCGATGGAGCGCCTCTTCACCGAGCGCTACGGCTGGCACTCGCTCAACAACGACGTCGCGCAGCTGACGATCAACGGCTCGATCGTGGAGTTCATGGGCACGAACGACGCCCACCGCGGCTGGGACCGCCTCGACGCCCTGCCGGGGCTGATGGATGCCCTGCGCGAGCTCGACGAGGACGACACCGACGACCCCGCCGTCGTCATCGGGGTGACCCACGCCCCGTACCGCCGCGTTCTCGACGCCCTGACGAATCAGGCCGCCGACATCATCTTCGCCGGCCACACGCACGGCGGCCAGGTCGCCCTGCCGGGCTTCGGAGCGATCGTGACCAACTGCGACATCCCGCGTCGCCAGGCCCGCGGTCTCAGCCTCTGGCAGCACGCCCACCACGCCTCGTACCTGAACGTCTCGGCGGGGCTCGGGCACTCGATCTACGCCCCCATCCGCTTCGCCTGCCCGCCCGAAGCGGTGCTCGTGACACTGGTGCCCGACGACATCGGCTATTCTTGA
- a CDS encoding transglycosylase domain-containing protein → MSAQKKTASSAAGAFTGLVVLSALAGLLVTVMVTPAIAVTSMAASNTIGIFESLPSYVRINELSQRNTIFAQNTADPAAGFTPIAEVYDQNREEVSMEEISPYIIGATIAGEDRRFYEHNGVDAQGIIRAAVNNATSDSLQGASTLTQQYIKNVCIQEAIVDSGGDIEAERAGIDDCQLSTLERKLNEAKLAISLEKEYTKDEILVGYLNIAGFGGNTYGIQAAAQQYFSINAIDATPAQAASLVAIVQQPGARSLGSPENFAANQERRDVILGFMLSEGFITQAEYDEAVAIPVDENFVKPSAPRAGCIAGNDYAKFFCDYVVRLVPELESLGATPEERQANWRTGGYEIYTTLNMSLQQPAQDRVWEITPSDVTQLALGSSAVTVQSGTGRILVMAQNKRYGLDAADINQTTVNFSTDQQYGGSTGFPTGSTYKIFALVQWLQEGRGLNEVVNSSRRPFPQASFPSSCAEFGGAPFNPANAGPTPARSTVLNATVQSINTAYVAMAQQMDQCAIRDSAVALGVHRADGAELQVTPGAILGSNEQAPMTMAAASAALGAGGLYCEPYAVERIVDRDGQELPGQAQDCRQGIPQEIAAATTFALEGVLTNGTGVRANPRDGIPMFGKTGTTDLTEHTWMVGGSTAASTAVWVGNIIERIDVRRYGLGGNMRHEIWRTLQGGVNAQYGGNALPDATERLQRGAGVTLPNVVGQEVAAATSALEALGFAVQVGEPVDSDLAEGLIAQTEPGAGSTLSRGQTVVLRPSNAQSAIVPDVVTPGFDENQARTALNGAGFINVTTTCEPLAAGANPASAGRVVAQNPAPGTATNRSTAITIVVSQVACGGGAPPGNGGGGDDE, encoded by the coding sequence ATGTCTGCCCAGAAGAAGACGGCCTCCAGCGCCGCAGGAGCGTTCACCGGGCTGGTGGTGCTCAGCGCCCTCGCCGGGCTCCTCGTGACCGTCATGGTCACCCCCGCCATCGCCGTCACGAGCATGGCCGCCAGCAACACGATCGGCATCTTCGAATCGCTGCCGAGCTACGTGCGCATCAACGAGCTCTCGCAGCGCAACACGATCTTCGCCCAGAACACGGCCGATCCGGCCGCGGGCTTCACCCCCATCGCCGAGGTCTACGACCAGAACCGCGAGGAGGTGTCGATGGAGGAGATCTCGCCCTACATCATCGGCGCCACGATCGCCGGCGAGGACCGCCGCTTCTACGAGCACAACGGGGTGGATGCGCAGGGCATCATCCGCGCGGCCGTCAACAACGCGACGAGCGACAGCCTGCAGGGCGCCTCGACCCTGACGCAGCAGTACATCAAGAACGTCTGCATCCAGGAGGCGATCGTCGACTCCGGCGGCGACATCGAGGCGGAGCGCGCCGGGATCGACGACTGCCAGCTGAGCACCCTGGAGCGCAAGCTCAACGAGGCGAAGCTCGCCATCAGCCTCGAGAAGGAGTACACGAAGGACGAGATCCTCGTCGGGTACCTCAACATCGCCGGCTTCGGCGGCAACACCTACGGCATCCAGGCCGCCGCGCAGCAGTACTTCAGCATCAACGCGATCGACGCGACGCCGGCCCAGGCCGCGAGCCTCGTCGCGATCGTGCAGCAGCCCGGCGCCCGCTCGCTCGGCTCGCCGGAGAACTTCGCCGCCAACCAGGAGCGGCGCGACGTCATCCTCGGCTTCATGCTCAGCGAGGGCTTCATCACCCAGGCGGAGTACGACGAGGCCGTCGCGATCCCCGTCGACGAGAACTTCGTGAAGCCCTCGGCGCCGCGCGCCGGCTGCATTGCCGGCAACGACTACGCCAAGTTCTTCTGCGACTACGTCGTGCGCCTCGTGCCCGAGCTCGAGTCCCTCGGCGCGACGCCCGAGGAGCGCCAGGCCAACTGGCGCACGGGCGGCTACGAGATCTACACGACGCTCAACATGTCGCTGCAGCAGCCCGCTCAGGACCGCGTGTGGGAGATCACGCCGAGCGACGTCACGCAACTCGCCCTGGGTTCCTCCGCGGTGACCGTGCAGAGCGGCACCGGGCGCATCCTCGTCATGGCGCAGAACAAGCGGTACGGGCTCGATGCCGCCGACATCAATCAGACGACTGTCAACTTCTCGACCGATCAGCAGTACGGCGGCTCGACCGGGTTCCCGACCGGCTCGACGTACAAGATCTTCGCCCTCGTGCAGTGGCTGCAGGAGGGTCGCGGCCTCAACGAGGTCGTGAACTCCAGCCGCCGGCCGTTCCCGCAGGCATCGTTCCCGAGCTCCTGCGCCGAGTTCGGTGGCGCGCCGTTCAACCCGGCGAACGCCGGCCCGACGCCCGCGCGCTCGACGGTGCTCAATGCGACGGTGCAGTCCATCAACACGGCCTACGTCGCCATGGCGCAGCAGATGGACCAGTGCGCCATCCGCGACTCGGCCGTCGCCCTCGGCGTGCACCGCGCCGACGGCGCCGAGCTGCAGGTGACCCCGGGCGCCATCCTCGGCTCGAACGAGCAGGCGCCCATGACGATGGCGGCGGCCTCCGCCGCGCTCGGGGCGGGCGGGCTCTACTGCGAGCCCTACGCCGTGGAGCGCATCGTCGACCGCGACGGGCAGGAGCTGCCCGGTCAGGCGCAGGACTGCCGTCAGGGCATCCCGCAGGAGATCGCGGCCGCGACCACCTTCGCGCTCGAGGGGGTGCTGACGAACGGTACGGGCGTGCGCGCCAACCCGCGCGACGGGATCCCGATGTTCGGCAAGACGGGAACCACCGACCTCACCGAGCACACCTGGATGGTCGGCGGCAGCACCGCGGCCTCGACTGCCGTCTGGGTCGGCAACATCATCGAGCGCATCGATGTGCGCCGCTACGGGCTCGGAGGCAACATGCGCCACGAGATCTGGCGCACGCTGCAGGGCGGCGTCAACGCCCAGTACGGCGGAAACGCTCTTCCCGACGCCACGGAGCGCCTGCAGCGGGGCGCCGGCGTGACCTTGCCGAACGTGGTCGGCCAGGAGGTCGCCGCGGCCACTTCGGCTCTCGAGGCGCTCGGCTTCGCGGTGCAGGTGGGCGAACCAGTCGACTCCGATCTGGCCGAGGGCCTCATCGCACAGACCGAGCCGGGCGCCGGATCGACTCTCTCGCGCGGTCAGACCGTCGTACTGCGCCCCAGCAACGCGCAAAGCGCGATCGTCCCCGACGTCGTGACGCCCGGGTTCGATGAGAATCAAGCGAGGACCGCGCTCAACGGAGCGGGGTTCATCAACGTCACGACCACCTGCGAGCCGCTCGCCGCCGGTGCGAACCCTGCGAGTGCCGGCCGCGTCGTCGCGCAGAATCCCGCACCCGGCACCGCGACGAACCGGAGCACCGCCATCACGATCGTCGTCTCGCAGGTCGCCTGCGGAGGCGGGGCGCCCCCCGGTAACGGCGGTGGCGGCGACGATGAGTGA
- a CDS encoding DUF4177 domain-containing protein, with the protein MIHTTAAILNNWGEQGWELVQVVPGPEGGLVAYLKRPKAA; encoded by the coding sequence ATGATCCACACCACCGCTGCGATCCTGAACAACTGGGGCGAGCAGGGCTGGGAGCTCGTGCAGGTCGTGCCCGGCCCGGAGGGCGGCCTCGTGGCCTACCTCAAGCGGCCCAAGGCGGCCTGA
- a CDS encoding RidA family protein yields the protein MSAIGARLAELGLSIPPLAKPVAAYVPAVISGHHVFTAGQLPFVDGALPATGKVGAQVSAEDAAGYAARCLLNALAAVESVIGSLDRITRIVKVTGFVASTPDFTGQPAVLNGASELLGEIFGEIGVHARSAVGVAVLPLDAPVEVELIVEFA from the coding sequence GTGAGCGCGATCGGGGCGCGCCTGGCCGAGCTCGGCCTGAGCATCCCGCCGCTGGCGAAGCCGGTCGCCGCGTACGTGCCCGCCGTGATCAGCGGCCACCATGTGTTCACCGCCGGTCAGCTGCCCTTCGTCGACGGAGCGCTGCCGGCCACCGGCAAGGTCGGCGCCCAGGTCTCGGCCGAGGATGCGGCCGGCTACGCCGCCCGGTGCTTGCTCAACGCGCTCGCCGCCGTCGAGAGCGTCATCGGCTCGCTCGACCGCATCACGCGCATCGTCAAGGTGACGGGCTTCGTCGCCTCGACGCCCGACTTCACCGGCCAGCCCGCCGTTCTCAACGGGGCGAGCGAGCTGCTCGGCGAGATCTTCGGCGAGATCGGCGTGCACGCCCGCAGTGCCGTGGGCGTCGCGGTGCTGCCGCTCGACGCGCCCGTCGAGGTGGAGCTCATCGTCGAGTTCGCCTGA
- the acs gene encoding acetate--CoA ligase has protein sequence MSTTSIDSLLHEIRRFAPDPAFSAAAVAQPELYDRARADRLGFWAEQARALDWTTPFTETLDWSNPPVARWFGDGALNVAYNCLDRHVEAGNGDRVAIHWEGEPGDSRSITYAELTREVKKAANVLAGLGVGQGDRVAIYLPLIPEAVIAMLAVARLGAIHSVIFGGFSAESIRARVEDADAKLVITADGGWRKGKVFPLKHAVDTALAAAETSVEHVLVVRRGENDVEWDDARDLWWHEQMASASEEHEAQGFEAENPLFILYTSGTTGKPKGILHTSGGYLTQAAYTHRAVFDLKPETDVYWCTADVGWITGHSYVVYGPLANGATQVLYEGTPETPHPGRWWEIIEKYKVSIFYTAPTAIRSFMKAGREIPLAHDLSSLRLLGSVGEPINPEAWVWYREIIGGGTTPIVDTWWQTETGAIMISALPGVTTTKPGSAQVPIPGISVDVLDEDGSHVGLDSGGLLVVTEPWPSMLRGIWGDPERFAETYWSKFADAPNGPLYFAGDGAHLDVDGDVWLLGRVDDVMNVSGHRLSTMEIESALVSHPIVAEAAVVGASDETTGQAVVAYVILRSKKAKSVTAAEASQMLRAHVAEQIGAIARPREVFIVTELPKTRSGKIMRRLLRDIAEGREIGDTTTLTDTTVVTVIRETSR, from the coding sequence ATGTCCACGACTTCTATTGACAGCCTCCTGCACGAGATCCGCCGCTTCGCCCCCGACCCCGCGTTCAGCGCGGCGGCGGTGGCGCAGCCCGAGCTCTACGACCGGGCGCGGGCCGACCGCCTCGGCTTCTGGGCCGAGCAGGCGCGCGCACTCGACTGGACGACCCCCTTCACCGAGACGCTCGACTGGTCGAACCCGCCGGTCGCCCGCTGGTTCGGCGACGGCGCGCTCAACGTCGCGTACAACTGCCTCGACCGGCACGTGGAGGCGGGCAACGGCGACCGCGTCGCCATCCACTGGGAGGGCGAGCCCGGCGACAGCCGCAGCATCACCTACGCCGAACTGACCCGCGAGGTGAAGAAGGCCGCCAACGTGCTCGCCGGCCTCGGCGTCGGGCAGGGCGACCGAGTCGCGATCTACCTGCCTCTCATCCCCGAGGCGGTCATCGCGATGCTCGCCGTCGCGCGCCTCGGCGCCATCCACTCGGTGATCTTCGGCGGGTTCAGCGCCGAGAGCATCCGCGCCCGCGTCGAGGATGCCGATGCCAAGCTCGTCATCACCGCCGACGGCGGCTGGCGCAAGGGCAAGGTCTTCCCGCTCAAGCACGCCGTCGACACCGCGCTCGCGGCCGCCGAGACGAGCGTCGAGCACGTGCTCGTCGTCCGCCGCGGCGAGAACGACGTCGAGTGGGACGACGCGCGCGACCTCTGGTGGCACGAGCAGATGGCGAGCGCGAGCGAGGAGCACGAGGCCCAGGGCTTCGAGGCCGAGAACCCGCTGTTCATCCTCTACACCTCCGGCACCACCGGCAAGCCGAAGGGCATCCTGCACACCAGCGGCGGCTACCTGACCCAGGCCGCCTACACGCACCGCGCCGTCTTCGACCTCAAGCCCGAGACCGACGTGTACTGGTGCACCGCCGACGTCGGCTGGATCACCGGGCACAGCTACGTCGTCTACGGCCCGCTCGCGAACGGCGCCACCCAGGTGCTCTACGAGGGCACCCCCGAGACCCCGCACCCGGGCCGCTGGTGGGAGATCATCGAGAAGTACAAGGTCTCGATCTTCTACACCGCGCCGACGGCCATCCGCTCGTTCATGAAGGCCGGCCGCGAGATCCCTCTCGCCCACGACCTGTCGAGCCTGCGCCTGCTCGGCTCGGTCGGCGAGCCCATCAACCCCGAGGCCTGGGTCTGGTACCGCGAGATCATCGGCGGCGGCACGACGCCCATCGTCGACACCTGGTGGCAGACCGAGACGGGCGCGATCATGATCAGCGCCCTGCCCGGCGTCACCACGACGAAGCCCGGCTCGGCGCAGGTGCCCATCCCGGGCATCTCGGTCGACGTGCTCGACGAGGACGGCTCGCACGTCGGGCTCGACTCCGGCGGTCTGCTCGTGGTCACCGAGCCGTGGCCGAGCATGCTGCGCGGCATCTGGGGCGACCCGGAGCGCTTCGCCGAGACCTACTGGTCGAAGTTCGCCGACGCCCCGAACGGGCCGCTGTACTTCGCCGGCGACGGCGCGCACCTCGACGTGGACGGCGACGTCTGGCTGCTCGGCCGGGTCGACGACGTCATGAACGTCTCGGGCCACCGCCTGTCGACCATGGAGATCGAGTCGGCGCTCGTCTCGCACCCGATCGTCGCCGAGGCCGCGGTGGTCGGCGCCTCCGACGAGACGACGGGTCAGGCCGTCGTCGCCTACGTGATCCTGCGATCCAAGAAGGCGAAGAGCGTCACCGCCGCCGAGGCGAGCCAGATGCTGCGGGCGCACGTCGCCGAGCAGATCGGCGCGATCGCCCGGCCGCGCGAGGTGTTCATCGTCACCGAGCTGCCGAAGACCCGCTCGGGCAAGATCATGCGGCGCCTGCTGCGCGACATCGCCGAGGGCCGCGAGATCGGCGACACGACGACGCTCACCGACACCACGGTCGTCACGGTGATCCGGGAGACCTCGCGCTAG
- a CDS encoding CpaF family protein: MPSEPFIPLDPRRRPLADPAPHPAGPARSADRRLEPSVAEALGPLAPMIAEASATDVFVTGDGRVWSDAGSGARPVPGIRLGAEDARALAVRLIEAGGRHVDEATPCADVRLGEGMRVHVALSPVAWAGTAISIRLPRVRRVALDEAGLPAAVVARLRRALEDRSTVLVTGATGSGKTTLLGALLSLAAAGDRIVVIEDVAEAPIDHPHVVGLECRQANLEGAGEIDLARLVREALRMRPDRLVVGECRGAEVREFLAALNTGHRGGAGTLHANSLADVASRLEAVGMIAGLDPLALARQAISGIDLVVHLQRDAAGARTAALGRFVLDARERLAVAPLPIDETPAALPPALSSGISASAISASPITSSPISASGAGASPDAPPPAGPQAS; the protein is encoded by the coding sequence GTGCCTTCCGAGCCCTTCATCCCCCTCGACCCGCGCCGCCGCCCGCTCGCCGACCCCGCGCCGCACCCGGCGGGCCCGGCGCGGTCGGCCGACCGCCGGCTGGAGCCGTCGGTCGCCGAGGCCCTCGGGCCCCTCGCCCCGATGATCGCCGAGGCGAGCGCGACGGACGTCTTCGTCACCGGCGACGGCCGAGTGTGGTCCGACGCGGGGAGTGGTGCGCGGCCGGTGCCGGGCATCCGCCTCGGAGCGGAGGACGCCCGTGCGCTCGCGGTGCGCCTCATCGAGGCCGGCGGGCGCCACGTCGACGAGGCGACCCCCTGCGCCGATGTGCGGCTGGGGGAGGGGATGCGCGTTCATGTCGCGCTGTCCCCGGTGGCCTGGGCGGGCACGGCGATCTCGATCCGGCTGCCGAGGGTGCGGCGGGTGGCCCTCGACGAGGCGGGGCTGCCGGCGGCTGTCGTCGCGCGGCTGCGGCGAGCGCTCGAGGATCGAAGCACGGTGCTCGTCACCGGGGCAACCGGTAGCGGCAAGACGACGCTGCTCGGCGCTCTGCTCTCCCTGGCCGCCGCGGGCGACCGCATCGTCGTCATCGAGGACGTCGCCGAGGCGCCGATCGATCACCCGCACGTCGTCGGCCTCGAGTGCCGGCAGGCGAACCTCGAGGGGGCGGGCGAGATCGATCTGGCTCGGCTCGTGCGCGAGGCGCTGCGCATGCGGCCCGATCGCCTCGTCGTGGGCGAGTGCCGCGGGGCGGAGGTGCGCGAGTTCCTCGCGGCGCTCAACACCGGTCATCGCGGCGGTGCCGGCACCCTGCACGCGAACTCCCTCGCCGATGTCGCGAGCCGCCTCGAGGCCGTCGGCATGATCGCCGGCCTCGACCCCCTCGCGCTCGCGCGCCAGGCGATCAGCGGCATCGACCTCGTCGTGCACCTGCAGCGCGACGCGGCCGGTGCGCGCACCGCCGCGCTCGGCCGCTTCGTGCTGGATGCTCGCGAGAGGCTCGCCGTCGCGCCGCTGCCCATCGACGAGACGCCGGCGGCGCTGCCGCCCGCCCTATCGTCGGGGATCTCCGCATCAGCGATCTCCGCGTCGCCGATCACTTCATCGCCGATCTCCGCGTCGGGCGCCGGCGCGTCGCCCGACGCCCCGCCGCCGGCCGGGCCGCAGGCATCGTGA
- a CDS encoding type II secretion system F family protein, translating to MRRRAPEAPADLARHVHRVAVLLAAGTAPVSAWRCAAQAARPRDPRLDGIAAALDEGAPVVEALERGPASTDRAALVAAWRVAAASGAPLAPALRAFAGALRDGAAAARDIEVALAAPRATARIVQLLPLVAVGLSLLTGADLAAALGHPLGVASAVLGLLLIVLGRAWMRRLVRGAHPPPPTTGLALDLLAVAAGGGGSPEAARLLVLRELARAGVDAAHEGAEMEALVALSRQSGAPLGELARAEAAEERLRARDHARRAAERLGVRLMLPLGACVLPSFLLLGVVPMLVALLSSTALPMP from the coding sequence GTGAGGCGTCGTGCGCCCGAGGCGCCTGCCGACCTGGCGCGGCACGTCCACCGCGTCGCCGTGCTGCTCGCCGCCGGCACCGCGCCCGTCTCGGCCTGGCGGTGCGCCGCGCAGGCCGCGCGACCGCGCGATCCCCGGCTCGACGGCATCGCCGCGGCGCTCGATGAGGGAGCGCCGGTCGTGGAGGCGCTCGAGCGCGGGCCGGCCTCGACCGACCGGGCGGCGCTCGTCGCCGCCTGGAGGGTGGCGGCGGCGAGCGGCGCCCCGCTCGCTCCGGCCCTGCGCGCCTTCGCCGGCGCACTGCGCGACGGAGCCGCCGCCGCGCGCGACATCGAGGTGGCGCTCGCCGCCCCGCGCGCGACCGCCCGCATCGTGCAGCTGCTGCCGCTCGTGGCCGTCGGCCTGAGCCTGCTGACGGGGGCCGACCTCGCGGCGGCGCTCGGGCATCCCCTCGGTGTGGCCTCGGCCGTGCTCGGACTGCTGCTGATCGTGCTCGGCCGGGCGTGGATGCGCCGGCTCGTGCGCGGCGCGCACCCCCCGCCTCCGACGACCGGGCTCGCGCTCGACCTGCTGGCCGTCGCGGCGGGCGGGGGCGGATCGCCCGAGGCCGCGCGCCTGCTGGTGCTGCGCGAGCTCGCCCGGGCCGGCGTCGACGCCGCGCACGAGGGGGCCGAGATGGAGGCGCTCGTCGCGCTCTCAAGGCAGTCCGGCGCCCCGCTCGGCGAGCTCGCCCGGGCCGAGGCCGCGGAGGAGCGACTGCGGGCGCGCGACCATGCGCGTCGTGCGGCCGAGCGGTTGGGGGTGCGGCTGATGCTGCCCCTGGGCGCGTGCGTGCTGCCCTCCTTCCTTCTCCTCGGGGTCGTGCCGATGCTCGTGGCGCTCCTCTCCTCCACAGCGCTGCCGATGCCGTGA
- a CDS encoding DUF4244 domain-containing protein: protein MRPGLGRTLLTDDTGAATAEYAIATMAAVGFASLLVVIMRSDEVRGILTDMVRAALTVGV, encoded by the coding sequence GTGCGGCCGGGGCTCGGCCGCACCCTCCTGACCGACGACACGGGCGCCGCGACGGCCGAGTACGCCATCGCGACGATGGCCGCCGTCGGCTTCGCGAGCCTGCTCGTCGTCATCATGCGCAGCGACGAGGTGCGGGGCATCCTCACCGACATGGTGCGCGCTGCGCTGACCGTCGGCGTATGA
- a CDS encoding TadE family type IV pilus minor pilin, giving the protein MRAGARVRDRGSVTAEIAVAVPALVLVLAVCLGGVSAALVRAQAQDAAAVAARMLARGEPESTARAHVGRVLPGATLAPEPADDLRCARVTAHPRVLGIELAVAARACALGGG; this is encoded by the coding sequence ATGAGGGCGGGGGCGCGGGTGCGCGACCGCGGGTCGGTCACGGCCGAGATCGCCGTGGCCGTTCCCGCGCTCGTGCTCGTGCTCGCCGTCTGCCTCGGCGGGGTGTCGGCCGCGCTCGTGCGCGCCCAGGCGCAGGATGCCGCCGCCGTCGCCGCCCGCATGCTCGCGCGCGGCGAGCCCGAGTCGACGGCGCGCGCGCACGTCGGTCGCGTGCTGCCCGGCGCGACCCTGGCGCCGGAGCCCGCCGACGACCTGCGCTGCGCCCGCGTCACCGCGCACCCGCGCGTGCTCGGCATCGAGCTCGCCGTCGCGGCCCGCGCCTGCGCGCTCGGCGGCGGCTGA
- a CDS encoding Rv3654c family TadE-like protein, translating to MAGAPLVVGALAAVALVGSTAVVGAGAAARAQQLGHAADAAALAAGDVLLGWSAGEPCAAAERLAAAHGASLGDCRVEASTVIVVVSGVVLGIRVERSARAGPPA from the coding sequence ATGGCGGGGGCTCCTCTCGTCGTCGGCGCCCTCGCCGCCGTCGCGCTCGTCGGGTCGACGGCGGTCGTCGGCGCCGGCGCCGCGGCCCGCGCGCAGCAGCTCGGGCACGCGGCGGACGCGGCGGCGCTCGCCGCGGGCGACGTGCTGCTCGGCTGGTCGGCGGGCGAGCCCTGCGCGGCGGCGGAGCGGCTCGCCGCGGCGCACGGGGCGTCCCTGGGCGACTGCCGCGTCGAGGCGAGCACGGTCATCGTGGTCGTCTCGGGCGTCGTGCTGGGCATCCGCGTCGAGCGCTCCGCGCGTGCCGGGCCGCCCGCGTGA